Part of the Primulina huaijiensis isolate GDHJ02 chromosome 15, ASM1229523v2, whole genome shotgun sequence genome is shown below.
ATTGACCGCTGCTGAAGAATTTCGAAATCGACAGGGGACAACCAAATCCTCATTTCTATTACAGATCCGAAGAAATTTAAAGCTTATTCGAAGATAAAACTTGATAAATTAAAGCTTTGAAGCTATGTGTGATTATTTGGTTTTTGTTAAACTCGGAATTAAAAGATTACTGGAataagaatttcgaaaattactcATAATTACTTGTTCTCACAGGTAGCTCTTGCTCTCTTCCACTGGATCGAATAGTTTTTGTAGAATTAATATCTGATCTCACctgttaaaaaagaaaattaaactcAGAAAAACATGTTCAAGGTTTCTGTTGGCTATTCGCTTCAGATCTTTCACGGATCTCACCTCATCTTTCAATCTTCAGGGACAAAGAAATGGGAGAGGGTTTACAATTCGCGTGTGATTTATCGGAAAACAGGATGTAGGTTTGGGGAGGAAAAAATGATAATacgaaataaattaaataataagataAGGGTATTTGGTCATTAAGAAATTTATCATGATTTTATCGTCTCGCTAATTTCACACCacacatgatattatatatctctcaaattataTATCTTATCATATCAAGCATTTATCATTCAATTATCACATCATACCGACCACGCGAACCCTTGTGAATTAAACCCAATCTTACCTTGACAATGTTGGTgatatcatttatttaaaattcttaATGTTGACAACTGTAAccataaccaaaaaaaaaaaatgtatgcaACCACTCAACTACTAGCTATTATTATTAGTTTGACGCATCCAATTACGAGCGAAAACCAAAAACTCCCTTTCAGgctatttttgtttaaaatcaaatatcaagaAACTCAAGTTTTTCAAGCAAACTGACGCACCACATCCCTTGACTTGCTACTGTCGTTTCTTTGACTTCTTCACCGGAGGGGTCGCAGAAATATCTTCTTGATCTTCGTCGGAGGATGAAGAGACTTCAGGAGGAATGTTGTGTGTGGTTATGAAGTCCTTGAGTATGGCCATGCTGCGTTCCTTGATGGAAACTAACTGGTCGGAGACGAGTCCCCCCGTGTTGGCCTGAGCAAAGTATGTCTCCGACCCAAGTTGAAAATGGACTTGAATGCATGGGGTGGGGATAGTTTCAGCATCTACCACTCGAGCTTCCAtatctttgaaaatatattttttgagaaaatgaATCCCACAACcaaatcattcataaataataaaatttctggAGAAAAAGAAGGATCGATACCTTTGCACTTGCAGAGAGCAGAGCTAACACTTCGATCAAACGGCGCCTGCTCAAGCCAAAAGACGAATAAGGGTTTGTTTCATTTATATTTGCTGTAAGCCCAACTAAATCGGCccaatctttttttaaaaaattaNttgattagcttggcagtatctgaaaatttagaaatgcgtcttatggatgttgttacagcctacttatatggatcacttgatagtaatatatatatgaaaatccctgaaggatttaagatgcctgaagcacaaagttcaaaacccagagaatgttattctgtgaaattactaagatcattatatgggttgaagcaatccggcagaatgtggtataataggctaagtgatcacttgatgaaaaagggatatgtaaataattcaatatgcccttgtgttttcattaagaaaacaacatccggatgcgtaattattgctgtatatgttgatgatttaaacatcattggaacaaataaggaaattcaagaagttgtgtcatacttgaaagaagaatttgaaatgaaggatcttggaaaaaccaagtattgtctgggtttacaaattgaacaaaaagaatgtggaatatttgttcaccagacaaattatacagaaaagatccttaaacgttttaatatggacaaatcaaatcctttaagtactccaatggttgttagatcattaaacatagaaaaggatccattccgtccatgtgaagatgatgaagatattcttggtccagaagtaccatatctaagtgctatcggtgcccttatgtatcttacaaattgtacaaggcctgatatatcttttgccgtaaatttattggcaagatttagcacatatccaacaaagagacattggaacggaattaaacatatattccgttatctacgaggaacgacagacttgggacttttgtattcaaaagatgctaatccaagtataattggttatgccgatgctggatacttatctgatccacacaaagcacgttctcaaactggatatgtatttactcgtggaggcactgcaatttcttggcgttcacagaaacaaacacttgtaacaacttcatcaaatcatgccgagattattgcactacatgaagcaagccgtgaatgtgtgtggttaaaatcaatgactcaacatatccaaatctcatgcggattatcattcgacgagaagcctgtgatactatatgaagataatgctgcatgtgttgctcaaatgaaagaaggatacataaaaagcgacagaactaaacatattcctcctaagttcttcgcattcaccaaggagcttgagaagaataaatgtattgatgttcgtcacattcaatcaagtgaaaactcatcagatctcttcacaaaggcacttcctacgacaatattcagaaagcacatatataatattgggatgcgcaatctacgaaatttgtgaagaattgttcgtgtcaacatgagggggagtttacgtgactgcactctttttcccttactatggtttttatcccaatgggtttttcctagtaaggtttttaacgaggcagtataaaaacacgtaatgtatacaatcattatgatcatcatcacaagggggagtgttgaaaaattatttaaaaatgtgttaaatatttgtgttgaaaatgtgaatgttgaatgttgaaaattaggtaaaattaggtgttgaatattgaaaattagtgtgtgatgatgtaggtaatgatgtattttatttttggattatttgtaaaaattttctataaatagatctctcatttgtgaagaaaatcacaattgagttgagagaaaaatattataaagtgtgtagtgtgataattttgagagtttgagatttttactttttaccgtaaatttttattttttcacaacagaATTAACATACCAACACCTTCGCCTTTTCTAATCTAAGCAGAAGAATGACTGAATCTCTGCCATTATGGTCTTTCCATGTTTATCATTTTCAATGTTGGGTGAGAAAATTCCGCTCTTAATACTAATAATTGAAAGGtttatgttaatattttatGGGTTTTTTGTTTCATTAATATGTTCTTCTCAAGTATCTAATCAGGTCGATGACTGGAATGAGAAACCGTACGTTGGAATGGATTTAATTCAGAAGAATCTGCCAAGAACTGCTATGATAGTTATGCTAGGCGATTTGGTTTCAAGCTCACATGTTGGTCAATACACTCGTACAGTCGTACTAAGCCTGATGGTGTTGGGGGGAATGGGGATAATTTCGAAATATTACCATAGTGACACGTAAGGTAGAAGATCAAATTAAAGCATGGTCACTATCATACAAGACTAATACAAAATTCATTTATGATACCAAATTACATCAAACAGCAGGTCAAATTATGCGCTTGAAGATTTAATTGCTGCTTTACATATCCTCTGTGTGGTTCCTGGAGTAGGCTGCTAACCCACCCACATATGTTGCCTCAATAGAAGCAGAAGCTTCCACAGCAAATTCATCCCATGACTTCGCAGATAAAACCACAAAATCTGCCATTTTACCAGGAGAGAGCGACCCAACATCTTCATCAAGGAAGCAAGCCCGGGCAGCTGAGATTGTGTACCTGATAGGAGATTATCATACACGAAAATTAACGGATTAACCCGGCAAATATAAGTATGACCGAAATTTCATTTGCTGTTGATTAATGAAATGGCCAGTGTTGTTGACTTGTGGGGGCTGATTCCAATTGACATTTCTAAAAGGTCCTATGGCACATAATCAAAAGTGGATAATTGAACTTACATCAGATCCATAAGCACCTAGAAGAACATGCATCTGACCTGATTAACTTCAGCAAAACCTAGGACTCACCCGTTCAACGCATCATTCAAACTAATGCGTTCCGATGAAATCCAAGCATTCTCCCAACCAGGAGGAACTCTTTTCATCGCCGTCTGTACGCTCCTCAAAGGGTTGATGTCTGCGACCTGAAATAAAAGAGACCAACCGTTGGAATCTCATTTATTTATCACAAACGACATATGGAGGACACAAAAATGAAATGGGAAATAATCCTTACTGGCCAGTCAGAGCCAAGCGCCAATTGCCCATTGCCAGTAAGGAGAGAATGAAATAAATATGATCCTCCATTAGCTCTATCAACTCCAAGTTTTTTTCTAGCAGAATCAGCATCATCCAACAAGTGATCCGGCTGTCATATTTAGGAATCAGGAGGCGCGCTATAGAAGCATCCACCAACATATCAGGAAACAAACTTCTCATTTTGGGGGACAGACAGGATCAAGGGAGGGAGGGTGGGCAGCATGAAATTGACTCCCGAGGTctcaaaacattttttaatGTTTGCAAATTAGGTTCTGTGGTCGCAACTGATTTATCAAATGGTGCTCGGTCTGATAAGTCAGAAAGCCGAAAGGTATCACAAAATGAGTGCACTTCACATTTCTtgtaaatgataaataatattttgaaattgtgTGCAGGGACAAAGCCACTAAAGCTTCAAACACTAAAACAAATAGTATGACATTTAAACTCCATTTTATGCAATTTAAATCCTTACTCTTCCATCCCTATTTCTGACCCAATGCAACTTATATTTGGATTAAAACTGTCAACTTTCAAATAGCAGATCATTGCATACTTGGGATACAACCACAGAACAAAATAAGCAAGCTTCTCTGATATTGAGTTATAATGTCACAAAGCAATCCAGGAGAAATAAAACCTGCACTGAAGCAACAACTTTTTGATCGCCAAACTTGGCAGCTGTTCCAGGTGCCAAATGTTGGGCATGCTCAATCTGAAATAATTACTTGCAGTCACCATACCCAGCACTCAAACCACAACCAACATAAAAGCTAGAATTAAAAGCATCAAGCTAAGAGGAAGACGAGAACTTTAAGACAGCAGTAAATTGAATTCCACAAAGGTTTGGATTTTGTTTGGACGCCACTTTAACACCACAATAACAAATCTTGATTGGTTTGATTTGTTTGCAAGACTTAGAATTTCTCATAAGTTTTGTCTGAAGACTTACAATTCTATTAATGGAAATGTCTAATTCTTGTATATGAATGGGGGTAACAAAAACAACACAACGGACTTAAAATATGCCGGGATTAGCACATAAAAActgaacaaaaaattaaatatgaaagctaaaaaaaattttaaaaaatattgaggCCAATATAAATGACCAAACAAAATATATCCAACgtcttaataatttaatttggaacttaaattaagttaaatttttgaaattaagttaATTCACTGGAACTTCCAAACAAAATCTTTCCATTGTTGGCTTCtgttgaaattatttataaCTCGATTTTCAATAATATTGTTTTTTCCTATTGTTGATTGTCAAAGCTTTTGAATTGTTTTCCATCGCATTGCCTGTGGATCATAGTGAGGGTCGCATCATTAACTCCCCACACCCATCTCTCAAGTTACCCTCCCTGTATGCGACTGGCCAGTCAATGGCACACCCAACGTGTCAGCCCTCAATGCTACACCCGCCTGTCCCACCATTGGTGATTTTCCTCCCCATCATGGTGGCAACAAACTGCTTGTTTTGTGTTCTCCTCTCCTCCCTACAATCTTCCCTCCCAGCCAGTTGAGATTCGACCCAACACTCATCCAGCCGTGTAACACCACCAACTATGCCCCCTCCCCAGAGAGAAAAATGTTACTAGTGTATCAAACCCCCACCCCCCCTTACTTGCCACCATGTCATGTCCCCTAGCTTTGCTGGCTCACCCCCACTCTTCCCATCCTCCTCTCCCTTATCCATAGCCCCTGTCGCCTAAACCCCCATGTTCtaacaagaaaagaaaaagactaCAGTAGAATTTACCCTAAATCTTCGATCCCTCATTCCATTCTTAGATGCTACTGACTTGTACATGTCTAAGATCAAGCCATTGGCCCTATCACCAATGGCATGAACGGCCACCTGAATGAGACAAAAAATCATCATTAGAGCGTGAATATCTTTATGATAAACTCTGGGGAGAATGACATTAATACAACAATAGAGAAAACACCTGAAGGCCATATTTATCAGAAGAGAGTGTCATGTTTTGTAGCACATCAACATCTACCACTTGTAGGCCATAATTGAGTGGTTCATCAATGTATGGCTACAGAAACATAAGAACATTCTGAAAATTATACTCGTAAAAAAGAAGAAGCTCGGTGCCTAGCTGCACAGTCTAAAAAAAGTACTTCAGTGATGAAAAAGTTTTGAGTTTAAGATTTCAATACGGGTTTAGCAAATGAAAATTATCACTCTCACCTCATAAAACAGTGCACTATTAGATCCCAAAGATCCATCAGCAAACGACTTCAAGCCACCCAAGTAAATCCATTGGCTGAGCTTATGACCTGTTTTCTTTACAAGTTCCTTCAAAGAACGGTAGCCTCAGTAATAATATCGAAGTAAGATGTGACATTTGATTAAGGAAATCAGAAAAACCATACACCCTTCAACAGTATTGATGCTATAAGCATTCGTAGTTAAACTCCAAATACTTCATATGGTAAAAACTACTactaaaaaatttgaagtaaTAAATTTGGTTGTGCAATGAGTGCAACTCATGGTTTAACGGTAACCTATACTTTCTTGCTTCTGTAATTCCTTCGTCCCAATTATGCTCCAAGGCAAcattaaattaatatgtataGCTTAATATCTGGTAATGTATATTGTATACCATAATAAAAGTAATAAAGACTGGCAGACATTTCATGAAAGTAAAGCTCGAGAGTGCTTGACTTGCACACCCTATGTTTCGATATCCGTAACAAAGGACTCAAGAATCCAGGACTTCATTCAATTTTGACCTAACCATGAATGGATAATATTATTCACCGACTTAAGAGGAAGTGTTTAAATGAATATCATTGAATTTATGCAGTTTTAAATGGATGATCTAACTCGATTAGATTAGCACATTGTTGGGAAAAATTATAATAGTTATTTCCATGTAAATAGGCATCCTCTAGCATCTAAACCCCTTCTTGAGGATGAATGAAATGAACACAATTCTCTGACTCTTCAGTCTTCACAAACCTTATTTAACCATATTATGATTAAAAGTTCATGCCACATCCTAGAACACTACAATCGACCCACTTTGAATATAAACATCCTTGTCTCAAACCTTTCAAGATATAGAACTAAGCCATTATAAATTGGAGCCAAGATCAATAAATGTACTAGTCTATCGCATCCAGGCCCACATACAAGGCTACAATAAGGTCACCGATTCCATGGGTTCACTTCAAACTCATTTTACTTTGCAAAAATTGTTAACCTAAACTTGTTAGAGAAGCTTATTACACACACTTAGGTGCTAACATTATGTCAAACTATTATTTACAAAAGCAGTGTGGATTAATTACATAAAACATATTTCTACAGGGACATCGAAATAGTGGCACTTCAAACTTTGGTACAAGCCAACCTAATGAATTCTCAGACTCAAATCTGATAGATAGTTAGATACAAACATTAAATCCCAAGGTCAATTTGAACATTATTTCTACACTTTAGATAACATCTAAATGAAAAGGCAAACGTCAAAATCTTGTGTCTACCTCTCAACTCATAAGTTCATATCCAGTACAACATAGCAAATATCAAGGATAAATTCACTTACTTAACATGCCAAACTACAGGTTTGTTGCCATGCTAATTAAGAAAATCAACCAACAGAAACTTTAATCAATAGAGAATTACATGTAACCGTGTCCACGTCTCCACTGGGAAATACAAGCAAACTCTGATCTTCATCTTTCCTAATGAATCAGCCCATCTGTAGACATCTGTAGTAcaatagaacaaaaaaaaaaactaatgcaACGCCGAAAACAATTCGATATATCTTCTGCAAAACAGGCACATGGCTGTATCAATTTTCTCCTTtgcatcaaaataaatactgatttaactttaaagccttatatttcaataaattttatccGAAAGACCCATTTATACTTGCTGatacaagaaaacaaaaatcttAACAAATTTTAAGTGGAACCTGACAAATCTTCCCATGAGAGCTCTGGTGATGCACCTGGAAAATATCGCCCAAAATCAACAACTGTGGTCACACCTCTCATTAAGGCATAATTGCTAGCTCTCAACAGAGCTTCCCTCCTCTCCACTGTTGAGACTTCAGGGATGCAGGAAAGAACAAGCTTCATTGCAGAATCAATCAATAAACCAGTCGGTTCTGCATTTCACGATAAAGTGGCATGAGAATCCAATAAAAATCATTTCGTTGTTCCAACAATCCAAGATGGAAATGGAAGTTTCAGAAGTAAGAGGGAAAGATGTTCTAAGAATAAGATTAAAGGTCTTGTGAATTATATTACCAAAGCTTTCATTAGAGAGACATGTAGAAGAGAGCCATACCCCACAGTGAATTTCTTGATCATGTTGGATGGGAATACGCACACCAACTAAAAAACCTCTTGTGCACTACAAGTtgaaaatattgtaattttatttttaactcaaGGTATTATCCACAAGCTATTAAACTATTGCCCATATGCTACAGAAATTGATAAAGCAAAATGAAGGACTCAGAGTCACAAAACCACGCAACAAGCAAATACCCAGAATATTCACAATGATAAAAGTTTACCAAGTAAGATAATTCAATTGCTCTACTCTTTTCAGCTGCCTCGCAAAGGgacaaaacaaatatatttttgatatgCAACTGTTACAGCTTTATGTGCATGCTACTCTAGTATGTTTTCTTTCTCTCTGTCCGTctctttctcaaaatttaatcttGCAAAGTTACAAACCATTAAACTAGATTACAGAATTAACAAACAGACCATTTCTGAGGAGCAGTGTCAAAGCTAATTGGTTTTCATCAGTATCCAATATGTTTGTTGTTCTATAGACCTAATCAACTCCAACGTAAAAGTTGGACCCATCAGCAAAAAGGCTGACAGCCAGTTCAGCTGAGGGTTCACTAAAAGCGctactcaaaaataaaaaactacgTGACATAAATACTGTTCCCTGAAACATGACTCAAATCAGGAATTTTTGGTGAGTTTCAGAGGCTAAAAGGATTACCTCCAAAACTCTTTCTAATAACAGCACCACCATCTGGATCCAATGTGCTATTGGATATTCCGGCAATTTTTAGTGCTAGAGAGTTAGCCAGGCCCATGTGACCATCCATTCTTGTCAGCCACACCTGCACAAAAAATTATCTAAAACGACTTCGAAGTTCACCGAAGCACAAGAAGGATGTGATTCAAACTTCTCACAGGATTGTGAGGAGTAATGTCATCAATCCAGGAGGTCATTGGCAACTCTCCTCCCCATAGATCATTGTTCCAACCACCACCCAGCAACCATGAGCCGCGTTGCATATCTGGTATATTTCAAACCACCATATCAGAAATGTGTTcaaaatctaatacatcaaacAGTACCAAAAAGCTGTATAGGTGGAAATAAAAGATAGATAAGCCGATGTCTTAGGTAGGAAGTACCAGAGTGCTATCAATTTCAATGGTTAGGGATTATTGATgtcaagaaaaatcatattaaatgaGCAAAAAAAGAAGCAGCTTACTTGATATTGCCTCTTTGATCTTGTTGAAAAAATCTCTTTTACTGACCCCACGGAGTTCCACTCGAGCCATCTGTTTCAATTTTCTAAATCAAATCCAGCACAAAGATATGATCAAGAAACACCATATAAGTTATGGTATTACGACAATGTATGCTGGAGAGCAACGCTAAGCTTCTTTAAAGCCAAAGGTGCATATTTAGTATGGAAAAACAAGAGGGAGGATGGACCGGAAATATACATGTTGGATATCATATAGATAACCACCCATATCGTATTTATTTgtactatatattatatatgtatgtatttatcTATGCTCCATTGGAATAGATATCGTCGTCCACATCCAGAAAGTTGTATATTCTCTGAATGATCACAATAGAAGCAAATAAGTGAAAAAACTAGCATTGGTGTTCGTGAAAGAGAGTTCTCTTCTTTCTTTACAAATTTTAACTTACTATTATCCAATGCCATtcagttatatatattttaggaCATTGCTGTATCCCATGTCAGTCATGAACTTTCTTTCCCTTCCAGTAAAAttgctaatcatgttcttaaccCTTCAAGCCCTTGTTAGATATTAAAATCTTCTAGAACTTATCAATCACCATCTAATTAAAGTTGTCAAAGTacgtgaaaataaaaatttaagacaTTTGGATTCATCAACAAAATATAGGTACAAATCAACATCAGCACACATAGCTACACTATAACTAAAATTTCAAACGAGAAATTAAAAAGCATCCACCAAATAACAAGAGCAGAGAACAAGTAAAATGAGATTTGGAATcttcatatttcattttattttacatgACGAATAATATAGTTGCACAAAATTTAAATGCTTTAGAAAAGGTCAAATTCTGATAACGATAGTGGAACCACGTCGAAAGGCAAAAGAGTGAAAACCTGTAAGCCTCCAAAAATCAAGTGCACATGTGAGTCGATAAATCCAGGCAACACCACCTTCCCCTCCAGATTCAATGTTCTAGTCTTCAATCCAGCCAAAGCCTGCATTCAAACACATAAAATAATGAGACAAAAAACTCAGAAGAATGGTTTACCTCCATCACGAGAGTTCAAATAATGTTGAGAAAAGAATGGTACAGTGGAAAAAACCAACGAGTTGGAAACTCGGGGATGGACAGGTTGACTCACAGGATTAGAAAGAGCATAAACGGTTGAATAAAAT
Proteins encoded:
- the LOC140958948 gene encoding protein LONG AFTER FAR-RED 3 isoform X2, translating into MACASLHVFYSTVYALSNPALAGLKTRTLNLEGKVVLPGFIDSHVHLIFGGLQMARVELRGVSKRDFFNKIKEAISNMQRGSWLLGGGWNNDLWGGELPMTSWIDDITPHNPVWLTRMDGHMGLANSLALKIAGISNSTLDPDGGAVIRKSFGEPTGLLIDSAMKLVLSCIPEVSTVERREALLRASNYALMRGVTTVVDFGRYFPGASPELSWEDLSDVYRWADSLGKMKIRVCLYFPVETWTRLHELVKKTGHKLSQWIYLGGLKSFADGSLGSNSALFYEPYIDEPLNYGLQVVDVDVLQNMTLSSDKYGLQVAVHAIGDRANGLILDMYKSVASKNGMRDRRFRIEHAQHLAPGTAAKFGDQKVVASVQPDHLLDDADSARKKLGVDRANGGSYLFHSLLTGNGQLALGSDWPVADINPLRSVQTAMKRVPPGWENAWISSERISLNDALNGYTISAARACFLDEDVGSLSPGKMADFVVLSAKSWDEFAVEASASIEATYVGGLAAYSRNHTEDM
- the LOC140958948 gene encoding protein LONG AFTER FAR-RED 3 isoform X3, which gives rise to MAIVNGRILRTGNYSSVKALAGLKTRTLNLEGKVVLPGFIDSHVHLIFGGLQMARVELRGVSKRDFFNKIKEAISNMQRGSWLLGGGWNNDLWGGELPMTSWIDDITPHNPVWLTRMDGHMGLANSLALKIAGISNSTLDPDGGAVIRKSFGEPTGLLIDSAMKLVLSCIPEVSTVERREALLRASNYALMRGVTTVVDFGRYFPGASPELSWEDLSDVYRWADSLGKMKIRVCLYFPVETWTRLHELVKKTGHKLSQWIYLGGLKSFADGSLGSNSALFYEPYIDEPLNYGLQVVDVDVLQNMTLSSDKYGLQVAVHAIGDRANGLILDMYKSVASKNGMRDRRFRIEHAQHLAPGTAAKFGDQKVVASVQPDHLLDDADSARKKLGVDRANGGSYLFHSLLTGNGQLALGSDWPVADINPLRSVQTAMKRVPPGWENAWISSERISLNDALNGYTISAARACFLDEDVGSLSPGKMADFVVLSAKSWDEFAVEASASIEATYVGGLAAYSRNHTEDM
- the LOC140958948 gene encoding protein LONG AFTER FAR-RED 3 isoform X1, with the protein product MPKPKKVSGERIFVMNNLRAAVVVVLFSAVLLPLLNRYFFLPRFGLHLRRREVADLLVTNGTIYTSDVLLPFTDSMAIVNGRILRTGNYSSVKALAGLKTRTLNLEGKVVLPGFIDSHVHLIFGGLQMARVELRGVSKRDFFNKIKEAISNMQRGSWLLGGGWNNDLWGGELPMTSWIDDITPHNPVWLTRMDGHMGLANSLALKIAGISNSTLDPDGGAVIRKSFGEPTGLLIDSAMKLVLSCIPEVSTVERREALLRASNYALMRGVTTVVDFGRYFPGASPELSWEDLSDVYRWADSLGKMKIRVCLYFPVETWTRLHELVKKTGHKLSQWIYLGGLKSFADGSLGSNSALFYEPYIDEPLNYGLQVVDVDVLQNMTLSSDKYGLQVAVHAIGDRANGLILDMYKSVASKNGMRDRRFRIEHAQHLAPGTAAKFGDQKVVASVQPDHLLDDADSARKKLGVDRANGGSYLFHSLLTGNGQLALGSDWPVADINPLRSVQTAMKRVPPGWENAWISSERISLNDALNGYTISAARACFLDEDVGSLSPGKMADFVVLSAKSWDEFAVEASASIEATYVGGLAAYSRNHTEDM